The nucleotide window CCGAAGCACCGCCGTGGAGGTCGTTGTCCTTGCCATCCAGCGACAACAGCTCGAGTAGTAATGCGGACGACGCATGACCATGCCCGTCGATGCGTGCCACGTGCAGAGTTGCCACCAGCCGATGCGACGAGGACGTGCACGAATGGGTATGCCGTTGCGGGTGTGGGTGCAtctgcatgcatgcacgtggTCTCCGCCTCTCCGAGGAGCTTGCTCGCTCGTTCCCACAGTcgctctgtgcgcgtgcgccatcCACTGCTTTGAATACGTGTGCCTGTAGCCGCCGTATCGCTacgctctccctccttctccataGACACCAGGCGAACAGGATGAAGCTCCCCGTGCCTCCCGCCATCACGATGGCGCCGATACCGGCTCATGCCGTCCTTAGTGATTCACCTATATATacgtatgtgtatgcgtgtgtgtgtgtgtgtgcctctcctTCCACCGCAcaacgccccctcccctgtgTCGGGGTGGGCATATGATGGCTTCCTGCAAGACTTTCGACTTCTGTCTGCactcccttcctcttcccttccgtCGTATTGCAATCTCTCCGCGGCTTTTGAAACCCATCATCCACGCCCCTCACTGCCTGCGATGCACCGCAGTAGGACAGAGGGCATCTGTGTACCCTGCGATAgacgcgcaccaccaccgccgccacatccACTTAACACTCCGTACGTTTCCCGCCGCCCCTCTAcaacacactcacacactgtgtgtgtgtgcaacaCCCTGGTAAGGTGGCCCACTACCGGCCTAGTCGCCTACACTAGCAAGACGTAGGCACGCCCAGTCGTGCGCCTCTCAGCCTCTCccgccttttccttttgcTCTCCAGCCCTGCTCGTCCATACGACGAGGACGGTCCTCTGAAGCATAGACGTCTGCGTGGGAGACCCCGTCACACACGGCAGCGTTAACGAAGGGGGCTGCTGGCAATGGAGActggccgtcgccgccaggTGCGCAatgcgcgccggctgcggcgtcaTCAGCGCAGTGGGGCCGATGGCAACGATGCCCAGGAGAGGTGCACCGGCTCGGCCGCTGACAGCGGCCGCTCTATTCCGCCACCACCCAGCTCTGCCCCAGGTGTGATGATgggcgctggcgcagcggcatctgGAGCTGTTGGTCACCGTACCTCGGTCGTCGCGagccgcgacgaggcgcagcgacTCTCCGAGCGTATGAAGCAACAACGACAAGTGAAGAGCCGCGCGGATCAGATACTGTCGCAGCGCGAAGCGCTCATCCGGGAGCGGTACGCGCCAAACGCGGTCGCCGCCACAGCTCAGtggcagtcgcagcagcagcagcagcagcagcagcagcagcaagcctCTGCCTACGCTTTCGACAAGGATGACTTGCTCGCAAACCTTATCGGCGAGAGCAGAGCGAACTTCCTCAAGCTGGACCACGACCTGACGGAAGACCACACGATTGCCACGCATCGGCTGCACACCTCCGTCTTTTCCCACGCGAAGAGCTTCCTGCTTCTGTTCCGCGACGTCGACCGTGCCAGTGACCTCGTTGAAGCCCTCAAGGCCAACGTGCAGGGCACAAAGGCCGCAATCTCCAGTATCAGCAAGTACTCTTCGAACTTCGTGGCTGGTGGGTCGATGTCTTCGGCAGACAAGCTGCCTggctccgccaccgccgacgtgCGTGGTTGCAGTGCCGGAAGTGGCAGCGTGTTCAGCGCAGCGCTCGGCGGAACCCCTAGCGATGGCGATCCGCGACGGTTCGCACGACCGAGTCTCGTATCTCGCCGCATCACGCAGCGCTACGCCtcgggcggcagcagcgataTGGCGTGGCTGAATGACGATGATGCCGGCTTCGGCTGGGGCACCGGAGGCACCGCCAATACCGGCCCGTCGGCCGCCGCCAGGTCCAGCCGCACCACAACGTGGGCCTCGACGGTGCatcgcagcggcgtggcggacgaggagggagcggcggccgacggtggcgcggATGCCGTGACCACAAATGCAGGCGCCTCGCGGCCGACGACGCGCGGGCTGAACGTCTCTTCGGTGCGACAGTGGAGATACACAATCGGTATGGGGACCGGCCTCGCCGCTAGGGGCAGTGCCGGTGaccgcgaggcggcggagagcaGACTCACAGCTCCCGGGCGACAGCTGCGAGGTGGGTCTGGGCTGAGGGCTAAGTCCCGCGCATCGACGgggcacaccaccaccgctgccaggTCAGAAAAGGAagccgccgacaccaccgccttCGTGGACATCctgcgcgaggaggtgaACCAGCTCCTTACGGAGCGGCGTCAtgtcgacgccgcggagctgctgtACCGCCTTGCCGACgaggcgaaggcgaaggggTGCGTGCCGTTCCTGCTGGACCTCGAGGCGGCCCTCGTCAGCAGCGTTATCACGAACGTTGTCAAGATTCCAATCACGCCCATGTACGTTGAGAGCCTGCACGTGCCGCTGAttcagctgctcctccgcttcggccgctcccgcagcgcggctgccgtgtaCCTGACGATGCATACATCGTGGCTGCATAGCGAGGTGCAGAGATTGCAGTCGCGCGTGGACCCACAGTACGCCAGCCTCATCGCCGTTGACTTTCTTGTGCGAGCGACACgggcgacggtgcggcggcagcgcaccctCGGCCTTGCccttgcagcggcgcggccttTCATGGAggacggtggcgccggcacggccggagcggctgcggcgggcaAAACGGACGGAAGGCGACCTGCCGCTGGAgccagccgcgccaccgccagtgatgctgctggtgctgtcaCAACGCAGAagcctgcgccgccgagggGGGCGACGGCCGCTTCGCCCGGATCGTGGATCCCGCCGAACTCGGCTGTGCTGTTGTGGGTGCGCCGCAACGTGGAGCGCTTTGCGTGCGACGTGCTGGCGACGCACCTGCTGAgcttcggcagcggcacggacggcggcgacccGACTCGCATCCGtcaggcggcgcagatgaTGGCGCAAACTTCCCGCGTGATGCAGacgctcagcagcgacggatTCGCCGGCTGCGACACCCTCATCATGCGGCAGCTGACGCCGAGCCTGGTCATCCTCGAGGACGACTTCACGCGGCTGACCGGGGAGCGGGTGGAGCACGGCGGGCGGGCGATGATGGAGCAGCTGATCATGGGCAGCCTTGCCTTCTACGAGACGCACGCGGCGAAcacggcggccaccgcgacggCCGCGACGACTGCTGCTACCACGACCGCAGACGTgaaggcggcgacagcaacgccgccgctgtcgccgatGCCAGTGCAATCAGTCTCCCGACTCTACACGCCTCCCTATCAGCCCTCCCGCTGCGATGACGTCGCTCGAAAGGTGCGGGTGCATTGCCAAGGGCTGGTGCAGCTGATTCGGTCCCTCCCGCTCTCTGGCCATTCGCTGCTGGTCCagttgctgctggcgcctGCCTCGTCCTCTTTGTTCAAGAACGTGACCTCAgctggcagcgcagcgcagggcacatcgtcgccgtcgaggcCCGGGCCGGCGACACGGAGCTGCGGGTCCGCCTCCGGCGCGactggcggtgcagccgccTATCGCACGGGTGGTGGCTGtggcgcgacggcgctgctcagcaAGGCTGGCGCGACCTCTGCGGCGCcacccgccgcctccctcaccACCCCTCTGTTCtccacggcaccgccgccgccgctgtcgtcggaGCGCTTCCGGTTCCTGCGCTACGCAAACGGCTGCTccagcacgcacgtgcgcctgctgcagtCCTTGTGTGGCTACGTGGCCGCGCTGACGGGGACGGACCAGCTGCCCGCGGAGGTCATGgcatctgcggcggcgcaggagcaggagagcACCAACTCGGCCGCAGCTATGGCGATGCGGGTGCAGCAGGCAGAGTGCGTAGCGTACCTGCTCACGAGCGCGGTAGTGACGGAGTCGATCGATGTCGTGCTCTGCAACTTGCTCTCGCACATGATGGCGGTACTTCTGCGCCAACGTAAGGCGCTCGTGCGGTTCCTGTCGTCGGAGGCGTTCCTGACGAACCACCGCCGTGCCTTTCCATCGGCGGCCGCGAAGTCAGCCGTGCCCGACGCGCCGTTCTTCTCCGACCCTGCCTCGTCACCGGCGTGGGTGCTGGATAGCACGCTGTGCCTGCTCTCAGACGTACTCGGCCTCGGTGCGTGGGTGTCGTTCTTCACCAGAGGCGGGGCGATGGCGCATATGCTGGCCGACGCGCAGTTCGGCTTCCGCACGCAGCACTTGGAGCGTGTGCAGTGGGAGATGCCGCGACTTGTGCAGGGGTGGAtgtgtgcggcgctgctgctcaacgCCGATGTGACTCGCGCCAATACCGTGCTCGCCccgccgacgacgtcggTAAAGGCTTCGGCGCCATCCACGGCGTCCGGGCGGGGCTCGTCGGTTCCTACACCGCTCTTTTCACCGCAGCAAAGCATCCTGTTTGGCTCGCAGCCGCCAGACCGCGTCGATGgccggccgccgacgctgtgGTCGAAGAGCAGCGTCTCGTTTTCTGcagttgccgccgccgccgcaacggcagccggggcgacagcggccgctgcggcaaaGAAGGCGAGCAAGGCCGGCGCAGACGCGGCCTCGGTGCTGCTCTCTATTCCCATCACGTCGCCTTCTTCAGCCACGTCGCTGTCCGCAGCGACAGCTGACAAGAGGGAAACCATCACTGCCCCGTTCTTCGCTGACACCGGCGTCCGGGAGGAGCGGGTGCTGAAGCTCATCATGGCGTTTCTTAATCGCAAGTACTCTACCCCCGCCGGCTACATGGTGCACCGCTACGTTGTCGACTCGGCCAATGCGTCGTCCAACgggagcgcgagcgccggGCTGAACGGTGTGTGGGCGATTCGCAGTCGGCTGAGCAGCTACCCCGAGTTCCCGATCGGCGAGATGCGCGAGCACCGCGGCGACGAGGTATTTCTGTTTCACTGGTGCGTGCAGGTCTCGCTGCACCTGCTCACCTTCTTCCAGGAGCGCCTTATCACGCCGAGTTACGTGATGAACcagcgcgcagcagaggTGCAGGGCGGCATGACGTCCTTTCTGAATGCTGGGCTGCCCTTCCCTTTGAAAGGCTGCATCACGCCGCAGGAGGACACTGTACTTGCCGGGTggtgcgccggcggtggcaacTACGTGACAGCTGTGGCACTGTTGCAGTTTTTAGTGAtgcgggtgctgcgcgacggtCTTTGCCGTGCTGACACGTGGTCGGCGGTGTACGGCTGCCCCATGGCGCAGTggcgcagcgacgaggcggtgctgcggcagcagctcttcttcttctcgCTCTTCGCTTACCTGTGGGCGCCGCTGTTTACTGGCGGTCGCACACcgcgagcgcgcgcagccgcggccggcTCGTCTCCggccaaggaggaggcgccggtGAGTTCGTATGTGGTGGACGGTCTTCCctcgctggcggtgctggagtgGATGACGTGCGGTGGGGTGCTCAACCCTTCGACGAACGCGGATTCcgttgctgcagcgatgGCGTCTGCCGCGCTCGCCACTATACCGGCCAACCTCACTGCCGTGGATGTGCTGTTTGCCACAGAGGGCACCATCCACATGTCATCGGGAGGCGACGAAGGCgcgggtgctggtgctgcgtgcgctgctcaCTCTGCAactggcggtggtgcggcgtcATGGAGGGCTAAGGCGGCCGGCAGAGGTaccacagcgccggcggcggtgacaggTGCATCGGTCGCCTCGCCGGCAACGCCCACCAACGCGATGCTGGCAAAGCGCGAGCTCTTCGGCTCATGCGCTTCCTACATTCCAGATGGCCCGTTGCGGGTGCTTCGACACTTTttcgaggagcagctgggCGAAAGtcgcgccgctcgcgccATCACGTCGGATGTCATGCGCACCCGCGTCGAGCGAGCCATGGCGGAGATCAACCTACTTGACTTTGTCGGCACATCGCTCGGCGTGGGCGAcgagggggagagcgaggatgAAGCCACTTCATCGACGGCGACCCGCTCCACCGCAGGCGCCGGTTCAGCGAACAGgatgtcgccgtcgtcgcagaAGGTGACCTTGCAGAACTTGCGAGACTTGATTGCCGTGTACACAGTGCCGCTTTCTTAGCCGCACAGCGGCagtcgatgcgctgctgtaGTTTGTGTGGCTGTGCACCCCATAATGGCAGCAGCTTGCTTGCGTGAGTCTTTGTGTCAAAGCCTTTTCTTTGTCTTCGCCCCACTTTCGCCGAGTGCACCCCGGAGATGGGCGCCCGCCAGTCTTGGCCGCGCAAAGGGCCAGTcgggtgcgccgccgcccgtgtTGCCTCCGCGCCGCGCCCCGGCATCGCGGAGGGGGCGTTGGGCGGTGTGCGCGGTCTGCGTTGTCGCCCGGTTTCTTCACTCTCCCCGCTTTCCCCTCGCTTTCTCGTCTCCCGCCCCAGCGCCGCGGGCGGGCCGGCCTCTTGCTCGGCGTTTCCCCATTTCCCTGGGGGCTCGGGCGCCGCGCCTCCGGGGTTCCGCCAGGGCGTGGCCGCGGGGTTTTTGGGGCGGGCGTAGGGgcccgcgccgcgcggccgccgccgcccctctcgGCCCGCCTGGgaggccccccccccctctcagcggggcgaggaggagagcgccgcgccgccgaaacgacggcggcagcgccaggcgGCAAACACAGCGATGCCGCAGATCGCGCCGTCGAGGTGCCTCGCCGTTGTGTTGGTAGTTTTGTTTTTGTGGCGGCTTCAAACAAAAAGGAATACGAAGAAGTTTGCCAGGTGCGTGTTGCCGAAGCGACAGACATCACCTAATGTTTATTTCTTCTCGATCTAACCGTGGCCACTCCCGACTGTTGAGTATGTGCTCCGCTGTTTGATGCATTTTCTTTGTTCTCTTGCTGGTAGCATGcactccctctcgctccacAAGCTGCTTACTGGTTCCTTTTAACCCCTGTTCCTTCTTCTCGGGCCACCCTTAAAGTTCAGATCTCCTACTTGCTCTCTCACAATAGAAGCATCAAACTACTGCACTCAAAAAGGGCGAAAGATGATGAAGCGCGCTCGCAGCGCCAATATTCCAGGTGCGATTCTGCACTCTttggcagagctgcaggaTGGCCTGAACGCGATGATCGACCCTTCCTGGCGAGCTGCTCGCTCGCTGGACAATTGGGCTCTAGCCATCACGATGGAGTccacggagctgctggactCCTATCCGTGGAAGTGGTGGAAGAACGTCAACGCTACGCCTGATTTGGCCAACGTTAGGATTGAACTGGTCGACATCTTTCACTTCTCCCTTTCCGGTGCTATGCAAATGCGCTCTACCCCGGACGATGAGATTCCCGCCGCTTTTCTCAAGCCTCTGAAGGAGGTCATGACAACTTTTCTGCCGGCGAAGGAGTGCACGAGCGACCCGTACGGCTTTGTGTTCTTTCCCCTCACTGATACGCAGAACGCCATTGCGAGCTTTCGTAACGTCATTCAGCTCGCAAACGCCTATCGCTTCGATGTCATCATAGAGAGCATCATATACGCCGCTGAGGACCTGGGGTTCAACTTGGTGGCGTACTATATTGCAAAACACACTCTGAACTGCATTCGCCAGCTGAGTGGCTACAAAGACGGCTCTTACGTGAAGGTGAACAATGGTGTTGAGGACAATGCACTTCTGCACGGCTGCATCAAAGACGTCTCCCTCGAGGAAGTTCTCGACGCCGACAAGTATGTCCAGGCGTGGAACAGCATCATGGCTAACGTTTACGAGGCTTTTCAGGTTAAGGAGTCTGACCGAAAGGATGCGGAGCGCTGGTTTGCCCTCGCGAAGGAAAATCGGCTGGCAATCAAGGCATAAAACTATTTTTCCCAAATCCTCTCATGTGAAAGGATcgacttttttttctgtttgaCTACCAAGCTTCAGACAGTCAATTTGTAGACATGCGTTTTCTACCGACATTCCTTTTGTGCCTTTAGGGGGGGAGCTCATCGAGGAGGTAAGggcttcttttttctcctctcttttttcgtCTCTTCGATGTCTTGTTTTCGCCATGAGCATGACCATCATCGAGGATCTTTCTCCTGAGAGGGTCAGAGGATCTCATCGATATGGAGTGAAGATGCTTACCGCTTTTCGTCTCTGTTTCACTCATCCATGCCCATTTTCTTTgctatatatgtatatatatatatatatatatgtacatatATAAAGACATAGAATTTTATAAAAGAAGGAGggaagcgaaaagaaaaatgagCGAGGTAGTCGAACGGCCGTGCCCTtcgcaacaacaacagaaaaaaaaaccatGAAACTCAACACTGTGAAAAGGAGAGATCTGattttttcgttttttttttcgcacaATCTTCACCCGCATGCTTGGCACGCTGGAAGGGTGTTTTCAAAACGTGTGATTGGGTTTGGGGGATTCTGCCTCAACGGCGTGATCTCCCTGTCTGCGGTCACAACATCGTGAGGGCAAACCCAACCGGATGTTTTTCCCTCTTTTAACTACGCTATTTCTCGCCCAATACCTGTGCACCAGCCGATTGCAGCTCAGACCTCACACCGGGTGTTTCAAACTCAGCAGCCCGTTGCGAGCTAACTGGATATCTAACAGAAATACCTTGCAGCTGGATTGATTCTCAGTTTTTTCCTCACAGGAGCAGATTCAGTGGGAATACCTTGAAGGCTTGTTAGCTCTCCGTGCTCGGCAAACTCACAGAGTGTGGGTGATGCTTCAAACAACATCTGCGTTCGACCAAAAAGCAATCAGTTTGCTTAGACGAATATGCTGAGTctgctctcccccttttgTTCGAGAGTCTGCTTGGGCCCCTCATAGCAGAAAAGAATGCATCAATAAGGTCGCCTGGTTTTGCTTGCGACGTGGGCCCCGATATGTTGTCGGTTATGCAAACAAGAAGGAGGCACTTGAAGGAAAGTCGAAGCCCTTCGATTTGCTGAGTCTCTCACTAGCGTTTTCGCATCAACGGTCCAATACGAAAAACAATGCCTGTGCCACGCATGAGTGTACTGCACTTGCCTGTATGCTATTGTCTGTATCTGGGCCCCACTTTCCTTTTCtcctgccctctctcttttccctcaACACCTTTTTCGCTTTGGCGTCTCACATCATTTCAAAAACGGCTTCTCGCTGAATCCAATTTCGCGTGCTCATTTCACAGCAAACATTCATTTTCATCATGCCTCCTGCTCAGAAGACCGCCAAGAAGGCCGCGCCGAAGGATGCGAAGGCGACCAAGGTCGTCAAGGTGACGAAACGCAAGTCGTACACCCGCCCCCAGTTTCGCCGCCCTCACACCTACCGCAAGCCGGCAATGGCAAAGCCGAGCAACCGCGTGACCGTGGAGTCGAAGGATATTGCGGCCTTCAGTGTGATCCGCTACCCGCTGACGACAGACAAGGCGATGAAGAAGATTGAGGAGAACAACACCCTGACCTTCATCGTTGATTCCCGCGCCAACAAGACTGAGATCAAGAAGGCGATGCGCAAGCTGTACCAGGTCAAGGCCGTGAAGGTCAACACCCTGATCCGCCCGGATGGTCTGAAGAAGGCGTACATCCGCCTGTCTGCGGCCCACGATGCTCTGGACACCGCCAACAAGATCGGTCTCGTCTAAGCAGAATTTGGATGATGCGATTACTTGAGATAATTTCATTTTCATCAGCAAAAACGAAGTGCAACGGTATCTTTGGTTCACCAGAGGCCGGCAAAGCTCTTAGGGTGGTGTAATGGGCTGTTAGCGCTACGGTACACTGAAGCGATCAGCTGCGGTATCTGTGTGAGCGTCAAGGGTGCGCTGGTTTCTGCATCTCCGAGTTTTTGATTCGCTCTGAGGATGTATCGCAAAAAGcacgctgcggtgctgctttACTActcctgcgctgctgctccttcaAATGCGTCGACATGTCCGATTTTCTGCAGCTACTCGCCTCCACTttcatctctccctcttccttgtTGTTTTCTGTGTGTCCATGCGCCTTGTGTGCGTCTCAACTTGCGACAACTTTTCTTTCGCGTCTCTGTGGAATAACATCTGAACAGCTTTAGGGCTTCATTCGCAACGGATCATGCCTCTTGCTCAGAAGACCGCCAAGAAGGCCGCGCCGAAGGATGCGAAGGCGACCAAGGTCGTCAAGGTGACGAAACGCAAGTCGTACACCCGCCCCCAGTTTCGCCGCCCTCACACCTACCGCAAGCCGGCAATGGCAAAGCCGAGCAACCGCGTGACCGTGGAGTCGAAGGATATTGCGGCCTTCAGTGTGATCCGCTACCCGCTGACGACAGACAAGGCGATGAAGAAGATTGAGGAGAACAACACCCTGACCTTCATCGTTGATTCCCGCGCCAACAAGACTGAGATCAAGAAGGCGATGCGCAAGCTGTACCAGGTCAAGGCCGTGAAGGTCAACACCCTGATCCGCCCGGATGGTCTGAAGAAGGCGTACATCCGCCTGTCTGCGGCCCACGATGCTCTGGACACCGCCAACAAGATCGGTCTCGTCTAAGCATGTTAGCTGACACTTCTTCCATGGACAAAGTTTTGAGATGACTTGAGgtatctctccctctctctctgcgcctTGCCTCGGACTCACCACTTACTTTGCTGCGAGAAGCTCTGGATGCGCCGTGGCCCTCTTTTTCATTTTCTCAGTTCCTGCGCCTttacgaaaaaaaaaagaaaaaagaaaagtgAAAGAAAGTAGTCAGCGCTGTGAAGCCGGAGGAGAGCCGGAGCACTTTGATTGCGGGAGGAAAGGGGACAGCCAAATCTCTTCTTTCAAGCGTCACGCTTCGCCGCCACTTTTCCATCTCTTCAAGCGCTGGCGAGACGCCATCTCGCGACGTTCTATCCCTGCTTCGCCTCCCGATAGGAATGAGCTGAGGAAAGAGGGCGCTATGAACGTCCCACCCCTGCTTGCGTTGCTGCCTtcggcactgcagcagcaggagagctATCGTCTGCCAGCGGCTTGAGGAGAGGCAAACATTTTTGCGATTTTTTCTGTAATGGGTGCCGTTATGCAGCCCCGCACATCACTTTCACGCATTTGTTTCCATCACCTTCCCGTTGACCGTTCccgtctcgctctctctccctctccctctctctccatctttTGATCTGACACATATTCTTTCTTGATTTTACTGCGTGGGCGTACCCTCTTGCACCCACTCGCATCTGCACTCTATGATTCCTcgttatatatatatatatatttgaTTTTTTGCGGCTTGGAAAATAAATCAACACATACTCGGACATTGCGCTTTTCGTCTCGTGCACGCGAGCATCATGTAAAGCTAACCACGTACTCATCTCTTggaagaggggaagaggaagcaTACACCTTCCACAACGAGAGCCTCGCATTCGTTGTCGGCGATATTATTCCCTCTCCACGGAAACTGTTTGCCTGTCTCGTAGTGACTTCTCCCTACCCTCGCTTGCCTGTTGTGTGCACAGCTTTGAGTCAGCGTTCGCCGTGTACAagggaggacgaggaaggagagagcgcTTCGGCGGGGATGTCGGACCGCCTCTGCGCCCCGTGTGACGAACGCACACCAAGGCGCGCACTCACGCACCTTCTGCCTTTCCCCTTCTGTCGTGCTTGCGCCTAGATTGGGGCTCGCCATCACAGACTCTCGAAGGGAAAAACAGAAggcgagagggcgagagagcgacagGAGGAACGCACCGGCGTTGCCcattttgttttgctttgcctctctttctcttgctggACTCGCAGAGTCGATAGAAACCTGCCCcggcggcgtgtgtgtgtgtgtgcgtggcgacATTGATCATCACGCCGCCTCATTTACATCCCCGCTCGTCTCTTTCTGGTGTGGCGCCTTTATCGGGTGCCACGGGGGAGCTGATCGCTCCGAGGACTactcttccccctccccctccgagaggagggcgagagagagtgtgCCTGAGAGCTGGATAGAAGGCTGCACACACAAgattgggggagggggatcgGCTAGGGGAAGGGAACAGGTGCCGCACCACATCTGTTGTCACCGTCTTTTTCCTTGTTTCGCCCTTTGCTGTCACCCGCCGCGTTCCTTCCGTCTTCCTTTTACTCGCGCGCGCTTTGGTGGTCCTTtccgacgcagcgcacgATGGACATTAGACGTATTCTGCGCATCCCCGATAGCCGGGGATGTGTACCAGCCGCGCACGGTGATGCACTCAAATCCTATCCTGATAGCTACGTCATGTGCGAGTATCTGAGCTGCTCTTCAGGCATGAGGCACTCCTCGCGTGATGATCAGGCGGCCGTAGTGTCTAAGTTGCATGTGCTCGCCTCCAAGTACGCTCAGTTTCAGCGCAGCATCGAAGGCTGCGTCTTCGCCatgagcagcggcatcgctgcttctctgtgGGGGTCCGCACCTGCGGCACGCCAGGCGTCCTCGC belongs to Leishmania infantum JPCM5 genome chromosome 6 and includes:
- the DUT gene encoding dUTP diphosphatase, with protein sequence MKRARSANIPGAILHSLAELQDGLNAMIDPSWRAARSLDNWALAITMESTELLDSYPWKWWKNVNATPDLANVRIELVDIFHFSLSGAMQMRSTPDDEIPAAFLKPLKEVMTTFLPAKECTSDPYGFVFFPLTDTQNAIASFRNVIQLANAYRFDVIIESIIYAAEDLGFNLVAYYIAKHTLNCIRQLSGYKDGSYVKVNNGVEDNALLHGCIKDVSLEEVLDADKYVQAWNSIMANVYEAFQVKESDRKDAERWFALAKENRLAIKA
- a CDS encoding putative 60S ribosomal protein L23a; this encodes MPPAQKTAKKAAPKDAKATKVVKVTKRKSYTRPQFRRPHTYRKPAMAKPSNRVTVESKDIAAFSVIRYPLTTDKAMKKIEENNTLTFIVDSRANKTEIKKAMRKLYQVKAVKVNTLIRPDGLKKAYIRLSAAHDALDTANKIGLV
- a CDS encoding putative 60S ribosomal protein L23a, producing the protein MPLAQKTAKKAAPKDAKATKVVKVTKRKSYTRPQFRRPHTYRKPAMAKPSNRVTVESKDIAAFSVIRYPLTTDKAMKKIEENNTLTFIVDSRANKTEIKKAMRKLYQVKAVKVNTLIRPDGLKKAYIRLSAAHDALDTANKIGLV